In Rhizobium sp. WYJ-E13, the following are encoded in one genomic region:
- a CDS encoding isochorismatase family protein has product MHNKAFTPENSALLLIDHQLGTMSWTHSHDINLVKAAAIKLARIAKAAGLPTVFTSSMEDHAQGPLLPELREILPEAFDARIKRPGVVNAMHYEAFNRAVRATGRNKLYVAGITTEICVLFPVLQMLDEGYEVQVAADASASYTKFGDDLALRRMEKAGAIITTHDQIVSELAVDWTTPIGHALSGILAYH; this is encoded by the coding sequence ATGCATAACAAAGCGTTCACCCCGGAGAATTCCGCCTTGTTGCTGATCGATCATCAACTTGGGACGATGTCGTGGACACATTCTCATGACATCAATCTCGTCAAGGCTGCGGCAATCAAACTTGCTCGAATCGCAAAGGCTGCAGGACTACCAACAGTCTTCACGTCAAGCATGGAAGATCACGCACAAGGTCCTCTTTTGCCGGAACTGCGGGAGATACTGCCGGAGGCATTCGATGCACGTATCAAGCGGCCCGGCGTCGTAAACGCCATGCATTATGAAGCTTTCAATCGTGCGGTGCGAGCGACCGGTCGCAACAAGCTGTACGTGGCAGGCATCACCACGGAGATCTGTGTTCTTTTCCCGGTCCTGCAGATGCTTGATGAAGGCTACGAGGTGCAGGTTGCCGCAGACGCGTCGGCTTCCTACACCAAATTTGGTGACGATCTTGCGCTTCGCCGTATGGAAAAGGCAGGAGCAATCATCACAACGCACGATCAGATCGTCTCCGAACTGGCAGTTGACTGGACGACGCCAATTGGTCATGCATTATCGGGTATCCTCGCCTATCACTGA
- a CDS encoding NADPH:quinone reductase, whose protein sequence is MRAAFFDRQGAAQEVLQVGAMADPEPRCGEVRVKVVVSGLNPSDMKTRTGFAGAPMSFERIIPHQDGAGIIDRVGPGVPSNRLGERVWVYMAQFGRPFGSAAEYVVVPSVQAVPLADSVSFETGATIGVAGMTAHRCLFADGDIRGKRVLIQGGAGAVGNAAILLAKWAGAWVAATVSRSEQAEVARAAGADLVINRHEEDVAQRLKEATAGRGVDRIVDVNLTTNIEVAMGSLAPDGVAVAYSSEDPTGMLQIPFIPALFGGFAFRFVYVYRMPQASLLLAANDISACAASGAYRPAIALRLPLDRIVEAHEAQESGKMIGKILLEVQPCK, encoded by the coding sequence ATGAGAGCTGCATTTTTTGATCGTCAAGGCGCTGCCCAAGAGGTGCTTCAGGTCGGAGCAATGGCTGATCCGGAACCTCGATGCGGCGAGGTTCGTGTAAAGGTCGTGGTATCCGGCCTCAATCCTTCGGACATGAAGACACGCACGGGATTCGCAGGCGCTCCAATGTCCTTTGAACGAATCATTCCACATCAGGACGGGGCCGGCATTATCGACCGTGTTGGACCAGGCGTTCCGAGCAACCGCCTCGGGGAGCGGGTCTGGGTCTATATGGCGCAATTTGGAAGACCGTTTGGCTCCGCCGCCGAGTACGTCGTCGTGCCGTCGGTGCAGGCCGTTCCGCTCGCGGATAGCGTCAGTTTCGAGACTGGTGCGACAATAGGCGTAGCTGGAATGACGGCGCATCGTTGCTTGTTTGCAGATGGAGACATTCGCGGCAAGCGCGTTCTCATACAAGGGGGCGCCGGTGCCGTCGGAAACGCGGCCATTCTCCTTGCAAAATGGGCTGGGGCTTGGGTTGCTGCAACGGTTTCGCGCTCAGAGCAAGCCGAGGTCGCCCGCGCGGCCGGTGCGGATCTTGTGATCAACCGCCACGAGGAAGATGTGGCCCAAAGGCTCAAAGAAGCAACGGCAGGGCGCGGTGTGGACCGCATCGTCGATGTGAACCTGACCACCAACATTGAGGTCGCGATGGGCAGTTTGGCACCCGACGGCGTCGCTGTCGCATACTCTTCCGAGGATCCAACAGGAATGCTGCAGATCCCGTTCATCCCCGCTCTTTTCGGCGGCTTTGCCTTCCGTTTCGTTTACGTTTACAGGATGCCCCAGGCGAGCCTGCTGCTGGCGGCAAACGACATTTCAGCTTGTGCAGCCTCAGGAGCTTACCGTCCCGCGATCGCACTGAGACTGCCTCTTGACCGTATCGTTGAGGCGCATGAAGCACAAGAAAGCGGCAAGATGATCGGCAAGATTTTGCTGGAGGTCCAACCCTGCAAGTGA
- a CDS encoding LysR family transcriptional regulator yields the protein MTNDLNDMALFVAVVKANSFRGAGAKLGIPSSTLSRRIDALEKSIGLRLLHRTTRQVNLTEAGRRYFERSKSIVEEAQLVHEEFGDLASQMTGVLKMSLSAEFGITYLAPLLQNFLKQHPGLSLELDLTPRNVDLINEPFDLAVRMGAPDAPGLITRVIARYLPRLYASPTYLEHVGELSHPRELGSHQCLAMATTPRWILNKAGKTEIVKPASRYRMNSIAMIRRLAVLGEGLAFVPERIVAEELMAGTLMPVLPDWIGEPGLVYVVTATRLLPAKTQKFIEFLREGLRDCE from the coding sequence ATGACGAACGACCTCAATGACATGGCGCTATTTGTGGCGGTTGTGAAAGCCAACAGTTTTCGCGGCGCAGGCGCCAAGCTCGGTATCCCGAGCTCAACTTTATCCAGGCGGATCGATGCACTTGAAAAATCGATCGGGTTGCGCTTGCTCCACCGCACCACACGACAGGTCAATCTTACGGAAGCGGGCCGGAGGTATTTTGAACGCAGCAAATCGATCGTGGAGGAAGCGCAACTGGTTCACGAGGAATTCGGTGATCTGGCGAGCCAAATGACGGGCGTGTTGAAAATGTCGCTTTCCGCAGAATTTGGAATCACGTATCTTGCGCCGTTACTGCAAAATTTCCTGAAACAACATCCTGGCCTGTCCCTCGAGCTTGATTTGACGCCTCGCAACGTGGACCTCATCAACGAGCCTTTTGATCTCGCGGTGCGAATGGGTGCGCCGGATGCGCCGGGCTTGATTACTCGTGTGATTGCTCGATACCTACCTCGCCTCTACGCTTCGCCGACATATCTTGAACATGTCGGAGAGCTTTCCCATCCTCGAGAACTGGGTTCGCATCAGTGTCTGGCGATGGCAACGACGCCCCGCTGGATTCTCAACAAGGCTGGTAAGACAGAAATCGTAAAGCCCGCGAGCCGGTATCGCATGAACAGCATAGCGATGATCCGGCGGTTAGCTGTCCTTGGAGAGGGGCTCGCTTTTGTCCCTGAACGGATCGTTGCCGAGGAACTCATGGCTGGCACATTGATGCCTGTTTTGCCCGATTGGATCGGCGAGCCTGGACTGGTTTATGTTGTCACAGCGACGCGGTTACTTCCAGCAAAGACTCAGAAATTTATCGAGTTCTTGAGGGAGGGCCTCAGGGACTGCGAATAA
- a CDS encoding FAD-dependent oxidoreductase: protein MTEIERYEYLFLGGGKGGKTLAMDLGRAGKRVAVVEKGLIGGSCINIACIPSKTLIQGARNIQAARAMSSSMTPGVIDMAAVQKRVRQVVSEMVDINMQGFTRAHVDLVLGRGSFVAPRRIEVELNGGGRRMLEGDRVFINTGTTASVPDIPGLRAANPLTHVEALQTDQIPEKLIVIGGGYVGLEMAQAFHRLGSAVTIVQQMPHLADKEDRDVSETIEMAFKEDGITVLTNVKARKIEGLSGQSVAVTLDNGDTLNGSHILVAAGRIPVTAGLGLDVAGVELDERGMIKVDERLATTAADTFAIGEVAGTPMFTHASYDDYRVLKSQLTGGSQTTHDRLVPYAMFIDPELGRIGLNETEAVQLGIKVRVVKMPMLAVPRARTNGTTRGFMKMLIDASSDKILGFTMLGASAGEVTTVVQMAMLAGLPYTGVRDAIIAHPLISEGLNTLLLQVPPPDNA, encoded by the coding sequence ATGACTGAGATTGAGCGCTACGAATACTTGTTTCTTGGCGGCGGTAAAGGGGGCAAGACACTCGCGATGGATCTTGGCCGCGCCGGAAAGCGGGTCGCAGTGGTTGAAAAGGGTTTGATCGGTGGCTCATGCATCAATATCGCCTGTATACCGAGCAAGACGCTCATCCAAGGTGCGCGCAATATCCAGGCGGCGAGGGCGATGTCTTCTTCCATGACCCCGGGGGTCATCGACATGGCTGCCGTACAGAAGCGGGTACGGCAGGTCGTCTCAGAGATGGTAGACATCAATATGCAGGGGTTCACCAGGGCTCACGTCGATCTGGTTCTCGGCAGGGGAAGCTTCGTTGCTCCACGCCGTATAGAGGTCGAGCTAAATGGCGGCGGCCGACGAATGCTGGAAGGGGACCGCGTCTTCATCAACACCGGTACAACAGCATCCGTACCTGACATACCCGGACTAAGGGCTGCCAATCCACTTACTCATGTCGAGGCACTACAAACGGATCAAATACCCGAAAAGCTGATTGTCATAGGAGGCGGGTATGTTGGCCTCGAAATGGCACAGGCCTTCCATCGATTGGGAAGCGCCGTCACTATTGTTCAGCAGATGCCTCATCTCGCCGACAAGGAGGATCGAGACGTTTCAGAGACAATAGAAATGGCCTTCAAAGAAGATGGGATCACAGTACTGACGAACGTGAAGGCACGGAAAATCGAGGGACTATCAGGCCAATCGGTCGCCGTTACCCTTGACAACGGCGATACGTTGAATGGCTCTCACATTCTGGTGGCAGCCGGCCGCATCCCTGTCACTGCTGGGCTGGGCCTGGACGTGGCAGGCGTTGAGCTGGACGAGCGTGGGATGATCAAAGTTGACGAACGTCTGGCAACAACTGCCGCGGACACGTTTGCAATTGGCGAAGTTGCCGGTACGCCAATGTTCACCCATGCCTCATACGATGACTATCGTGTGTTGAAGTCGCAACTGACGGGTGGATCTCAGACCACTCACGATCGCCTCGTGCCGTACGCTATGTTCATTGATCCCGAGCTCGGGCGGATCGGCCTGAATGAGACGGAGGCGGTTCAACTGGGGATAAAGGTGCGAGTGGTCAAAATGCCTATGCTTGCGGTGCCAAGGGCGCGAACCAACGGTACGACGCGCGGCTTCATGAAAATGTTGATCGATGCCAGTTCCGATAAGATCCTCGGGTTCACGATGCTGGGAGCCAGTGCGGGCGAGGTCACAACGGTGGTTCAAATGGCAATGCTAGCCGGATTGCCCTATACCGGTGTGCGCGACGCAATTATTGCTCATCCGCTCATCTCGGAGGGACTGAATACGCTTCTCCTGCAAGTGCCTCCTCCTGACAACGCCTGA
- a CDS encoding alkene reductase encodes MSSIWTPARLGEIELANRLVMAPMTRSRALPNGVPGPLAAEYYSQRAAVGLIVSEGTQPSDDGQGYALTPGVYTDAHVAGWKKITDAVHEKGSRIFVQLMHVGRLSHPDNTPHHRQALAPSAIAPNEKIFTLTGLQTVPEPRAMTAQDIRQTIADFANAAKRAVEAGADGVEIHGANGYLVQQFIAPNANQRTDEYGGSVENRARFAIETARAVADAIGANRTGIRISPHATLGGLQEGPEGPDLYRYLVGELDRAKLAYLHVMQLGDEALLGDLRKLWHQSLIVNRPGRAVEDIGADVAKGNADLESFGQLVLCNPDFVERVRSGQPMNTADRSTFYGGGEKGYIDYPSARVAAAQ; translated from the coding sequence ATGTCTTCCATTTGGACGCCAGCTAGATTGGGTGAAATCGAGCTCGCAAATCGCCTCGTCATGGCGCCGATGACGCGCAGTCGGGCTCTGCCGAACGGGGTGCCTGGCCCATTGGCGGCCGAATACTATTCTCAACGTGCCGCCGTGGGGCTGATAGTCAGTGAAGGAACCCAACCGTCTGATGACGGCCAAGGATATGCGCTGACGCCTGGGGTGTACACCGACGCCCACGTGGCGGGATGGAAGAAGATTACGGACGCAGTTCATGAGAAAGGCTCACGAATCTTCGTACAGCTCATGCATGTCGGGCGGCTTTCTCATCCGGACAACACCCCGCACCATCGACAGGCGCTCGCTCCCTCAGCAATCGCTCCGAACGAAAAAATCTTCACCCTTACAGGACTTCAGACGGTTCCGGAGCCGCGGGCAATGACGGCGCAGGATATCCGGCAGACGATTGCCGACTTCGCCAACGCAGCAAAGCGCGCGGTTGAGGCTGGCGCTGATGGTGTCGAAATACATGGGGCGAACGGATATCTTGTCCAGCAGTTCATCGCCCCGAACGCCAATCAACGCACCGACGAGTATGGCGGCAGCGTCGAAAACCGCGCACGCTTTGCCATTGAGACAGCCCGTGCGGTTGCAGATGCGATCGGCGCAAATCGTACGGGCATCCGCATCTCGCCTCACGCGACGCTTGGAGGTCTTCAGGAGGGACCGGAGGGACCGGACCTTTATCGCTACCTCGTCGGCGAGCTCGACAGGGCCAAGCTCGCATACCTTCATGTGATGCAGCTGGGTGATGAAGCACTTCTCGGCGATCTTCGCAAACTCTGGCATCAGTCCCTGATAGTCAACCGACCCGGTCGGGCAGTAGAAGACATCGGCGCCGATGTTGCCAAGGGGAACGCGGATCTCGAGTCGTTCGGACAACTGGTGCTTTGCAACCCCGATTTCGTTGAGCGAGTGAGAAGCGGACAGCCCATGAACACAGCCGACCGCTCGACTTTTTATGGGGGCGGCGAGAAGGGGTATATCGATTATCCATCTGCCCGGGTCGCCGCCGCTCAGTAA
- a CDS encoding NAD-dependent malic enzyme, with translation MSLSDKPIVGITVNQLSGFRLLTDPLLNKGTAFTEEERDLFELHGLLPPSIGTLDEQIARRLEVLRSFETDIERYAFLRDLQDTNETLFYALLIRHLEEFLPIVYTPTVGQGCQQFSHLYKKPRGLFLSLANKGRIASILANDRFDGVEAIVVTDGERILGLGDQGAGGMGIPIGKLSLYVACGGLHPATTLPIVLDLGTDNQERLEDPLYLGWRHARVRGTEYDDFIEEFVAAVSERWPHVLLQWEDFAKGNANRLLERYRDRLCTFNDDIQGTAAVATGTLLAAVAVTRSPLIKQKIVVLGAGSAGCGIADLICRSMIEAGLPEDQARGQFYLVDRNGLLLQGMKDLASFQMPFAQPANAIENWSNDRNNPIGLLEVIKNVKPNVLIGVSGQFGAFDKAVVEAMSAASERPIIFPLSNPTSRAEATPQDIEKWSQGKAIVGTGSPFPAIVRQGIARKVDQTNNSYIFPGVGLGTIAVKSRRVSDGMMMAAAKALASMSPSALDPKDNLLPPVTALREASIAVAQAVARQAVEEGLAQHLDDEAIRRKIDELIWTPAYVTYTREIQDLVGGAGQ, from the coding sequence ATGAGCTTATCTGACAAACCAATCGTAGGCATCACAGTCAATCAGCTGTCAGGTTTTCGGCTATTGACCGACCCACTTCTCAACAAGGGCACAGCGTTTACCGAAGAAGAGCGTGACCTGTTCGAACTGCACGGGCTGCTTCCTCCCTCAATCGGCACTCTCGACGAGCAGATTGCCAGACGGCTTGAAGTCCTTCGTTCTTTCGAGACTGATATCGAACGCTACGCCTTCCTCAGGGATCTTCAGGATACTAACGAGACGCTTTTCTACGCTCTTCTCATTCGCCACCTAGAGGAATTCTTGCCGATCGTCTACACGCCTACTGTCGGGCAAGGCTGCCAGCAATTCAGCCACCTCTACAAGAAACCACGCGGCTTGTTCCTTAGCCTGGCGAACAAGGGACGCATTGCGTCGATTCTCGCGAACGACCGATTTGATGGGGTTGAGGCGATCGTTGTTACCGACGGTGAGCGCATTCTCGGCCTTGGCGACCAGGGCGCAGGTGGGATGGGCATCCCCATCGGTAAACTCTCTCTGTATGTCGCCTGCGGTGGCCTTCATCCCGCCACCACGTTACCAATCGTCCTTGACCTCGGTACGGATAATCAGGAGCGTTTGGAGGACCCTCTCTACCTCGGCTGGAGACATGCGCGTGTTCGCGGTACCGAGTATGATGACTTTATCGAAGAGTTTGTTGCTGCAGTGTCTGAGCGCTGGCCCCACGTCCTTCTGCAATGGGAAGATTTTGCAAAAGGCAATGCCAACAGGCTGCTTGAGCGATATCGCGACCGTTTGTGCACGTTCAATGACGACATTCAAGGAACGGCGGCTGTCGCGACCGGCACGCTTCTGGCGGCTGTGGCTGTTACGAGAAGCCCGTTGATCAAGCAGAAGATCGTAGTCCTTGGGGCGGGGTCAGCGGGATGCGGGATTGCTGACCTCATTTGCCGTTCAATGATCGAGGCGGGCCTCCCCGAGGATCAGGCCCGCGGGCAATTCTATCTCGTCGACCGGAACGGCCTTCTTCTTCAAGGGATGAAAGATCTGGCCTCGTTCCAGATGCCGTTCGCCCAGCCCGCCAACGCGATCGAAAACTGGTCAAACGACAGAAATAACCCGATCGGTCTTCTCGAGGTAATCAAAAACGTCAAGCCAAACGTTCTTATTGGCGTATCGGGTCAATTCGGTGCATTCGACAAGGCTGTCGTGGAGGCTATGTCCGCAGCAAGCGAAAGGCCAATCATTTTTCCTCTGTCCAATCCAACCTCGCGAGCGGAGGCTACGCCGCAGGACATTGAAAAATGGAGCCAAGGTAAAGCGATCGTGGGTACCGGGAGCCCGTTCCCGGCAATTGTCCGGCAGGGCATAGCCCGCAAAGTGGATCAGACAAACAATTCCTATATTTTTCCGGGTGTCGGCCTCGGAACTATCGCAGTGAAGTCGCGCCGGGTCTCCGACGGCATGATGATGGCGGCCGCGAAAGCCCTGGCGTCAATGTCGCCTTCGGCGCTTGATCCGAAGGACAATCTTCTGCCGCCCGTCACGGCGTTGAGGGAGGCCTCCATTGCCGTAGCTCAAGCTGTTGCGCGGCAAGCGGTAGAGGAAGGCCTCGCACAGCATCTCGATGATGAGGCGATTAGGCGCAAGATCGACGAACTAATCTGGACCCCGGCCTACGTGACATACACGCGGGAAATCCAGGATCTGGTGGGCGGGGCGGGTCAGTGA
- a CDS encoding AEC family transporter: MIVTILNGLLPVVFAIALGLQAGRAKLLSHGDAEVLATFVIRCALPLALFEGAATTPIEKVLDFRLAACLTFGLMGSYLIALAAGRLIFKHDLRTATMQALVCGYPDMAYFGAPILIAVIGPAGFLPVLIGNLVTSVIMIPLTLFLTHLPDGAEPQSDTSSAVSVVGGALASAATNPIVWVPLLGVVQSALRVSMPGPIIAAVHIVGSAAGGTSLFALGLMLYGEKFRFNANVVTNIAIKNFLQPLLMGIGVIMLSLTPMAAREAVITGAVPTATAAAMFALKTRTYTKDATATILVGTIVGVFTTAGLIAALGLLK, encoded by the coding sequence GTGATCGTCACAATCCTAAACGGGCTGCTTCCTGTCGTATTCGCGATCGCGTTGGGGTTGCAGGCAGGGCGGGCGAAACTTCTCAGTCACGGAGACGCGGAGGTGCTTGCCACCTTCGTTATCCGCTGCGCTTTGCCCCTTGCGCTTTTTGAAGGAGCTGCCACGACGCCGATCGAGAAGGTCCTCGACTTCAGGCTTGCGGCCTGTCTAACGTTCGGCTTGATGGGAAGTTATCTGATCGCGCTCGCAGCGGGGCGTCTGATATTCAAGCACGATCTGCGAACCGCAACGATGCAAGCGCTCGTCTGCGGTTATCCCGATATGGCGTATTTTGGCGCTCCAATCCTTATTGCGGTGATCGGGCCAGCCGGATTCCTCCCCGTGCTGATCGGGAACCTCGTGACCAGTGTCATAATGATCCCGCTTACCCTTTTCCTGACGCACCTGCCGGATGGCGCGGAGCCTCAAAGCGACACGTCGTCTGCTGTTTCTGTGGTCGGTGGAGCGCTCGCAAGCGCCGCAACGAACCCCATTGTCTGGGTTCCTCTCCTCGGTGTTGTCCAGAGCGCACTTCGCGTTTCCATGCCGGGGCCGATCATTGCTGCAGTCCACATAGTTGGCTCAGCAGCAGGAGGAACATCGCTGTTTGCACTAGGACTGATGTTGTATGGCGAGAAGTTTCGATTCAATGCGAACGTGGTCACAAATATTGCTATCAAGAATTTCCTTCAGCCGCTCCTGATGGGCATAGGTGTCATTATGTTGAGCTTGACCCCGATGGCAGCGCGTGAAGCCGTTATCACGGGTGCAGTTCCGACTGCGACCGCTGCTGCAATGTTTGCCCTTAAAACAAGGACATACACCAAGGACGCCACCGCGACCATTTTGGTAGGCACAATTGTCGGCGTCTTCACCACTGCAGGATTGATCGCGGCCCTTGGGTTGTTAAAGTGA
- a CDS encoding LysR family transcriptional regulator — MDRWQAMKVFVKVAEAESFADAGRQLHMSPPAVTRIVSALEETIGTRLLTRTTRSVKLTEAGARYVSDCQRLLGELAEAEAAAAGAYAKPTGTLTVTASVMFGTAFILPIITEYLDNYPGVVARGLFVDRVVNIVDEGVDVAIRIGHLPDSGFTAIRVGQVKRVICGAPAYFEEFGVPTAPADLSRHRIVATTSAWTSLEWRFGSGQKSSISVNPRLSTSTNEAAISAAENGWGLTRVLSYQIAPQLETGLLQTVLSDHEEEPLPIHVVHTDGRHASAKVRSFIDFAVARLRSNRHFN; from the coding sequence ATGGATCGCTGGCAAGCTATGAAGGTCTTCGTCAAGGTTGCAGAAGCCGAGAGTTTCGCTGATGCAGGCCGCCAGCTGCATATGAGTCCACCGGCGGTAACGCGCATTGTTTCTGCACTGGAGGAGACCATCGGGACGCGTCTACTGACGAGGACAACACGCTCGGTCAAGCTGACGGAAGCTGGAGCGCGGTATGTTTCGGACTGCCAACGGCTTCTTGGTGAGTTGGCAGAGGCGGAAGCTGCCGCAGCCGGTGCATATGCGAAACCCACCGGTACGCTGACCGTGACCGCATCGGTGATGTTTGGTACAGCGTTTATCCTTCCGATCATCACCGAGTACCTGGACAACTATCCCGGGGTCGTGGCCCGCGGGTTGTTTGTCGATCGTGTCGTCAACATAGTCGACGAAGGCGTTGATGTAGCCATTCGGATCGGCCACCTGCCTGATTCAGGTTTTACGGCAATTCGCGTTGGCCAGGTCAAGAGAGTGATCTGTGGCGCGCCAGCCTATTTCGAGGAGTTTGGGGTTCCCACCGCGCCCGCCGACTTGTCTCGGCATCGCATTGTTGCCACGACAAGCGCTTGGACATCTCTGGAATGGCGGTTCGGCTCCGGACAGAAATCATCAATTTCCGTCAATCCGCGTCTATCGACAAGCACCAATGAGGCCGCCATATCAGCAGCAGAGAATGGTTGGGGCTTGACAAGGGTTTTATCCTATCAGATCGCACCACAACTTGAGACTGGTCTGTTGCAGACGGTATTGTCTGATCATGAGGAAGAGCCTTTGCCTATTCATGTCGTCCATACCGATGGTCGCCACGCCTCCGCAAAGGTTCGCAGTTTTATTGACTTTGCGGTAGCAAGGCTGCGTTCCAACAGGCATTTCAACTGA
- a CDS encoding LysR substrate-binding domain-containing protein translates to MIDMNDFRYFVTIVDNGGFTAAGRIMDLPTSTLSVRIKQLEQQLGVTLLRRSSRQISLTEAGLEFYRHAVETVESANVAEIAMKSRLTDPAGVVRYTTATAIAQHAMPAMINSFLVNHPKISLVQHAVNHFVDIIAENYDVAIRAHGGDLPNSRLVQRPLAKVTWGLFAAPSYLIEKGEPIKPADLSRHQSLFFRREKGGLGWRLRHLPSGREQDVELSPRLAGACMDTIRIAAEDGLGIAALPFYVCKQQVECGKLKNVLPGWIAAETTITALMSTGRGMGAAVRAFVDHLAGSFPSAVK, encoded by the coding sequence ATGATCGACATGAACGATTTCCGTTATTTCGTTACCATCGTCGACAACGGCGGCTTTACAGCGGCAGGCCGTATCATGGACTTGCCGACGTCGACCCTGAGCGTCAGGATCAAGCAGCTTGAGCAACAGCTGGGAGTGACATTGCTTCGTCGGTCGTCCAGGCAGATCTCTTTGACAGAGGCTGGATTGGAATTCTACCGCCACGCCGTTGAGACCGTCGAAAGCGCCAATGTTGCAGAGATAGCGATGAAATCTCGCCTAACCGATCCGGCGGGAGTGGTGCGTTACACGACTGCCACTGCGATCGCCCAGCATGCTATGCCGGCAATGATAAACTCCTTCCTTGTCAACCATCCGAAGATCAGCCTTGTCCAACACGCAGTCAACCATTTCGTCGACATCATCGCGGAGAATTATGACGTTGCGATTCGAGCGCATGGCGGTGATTTACCGAATTCACGGCTTGTCCAACGGCCGCTTGCCAAGGTCACCTGGGGCTTGTTTGCAGCACCATCCTATCTTATCGAAAAAGGAGAACCTATAAAGCCGGCCGATCTTTCCCGGCATCAGAGCCTGTTCTTCCGCCGAGAAAAAGGTGGTCTGGGTTGGAGATTGCGGCACTTACCCTCAGGCAGGGAACAGGATGTTGAGTTGTCCCCTCGTCTCGCCGGGGCATGCATGGACACGATCCGGATAGCCGCTGAAGACGGGCTCGGAATTGCCGCGCTTCCGTTTTACGTGTGCAAGCAACAAGTTGAGTGCGGAAAACTGAAAAACGTCCTGCCAGGCTGGATCGCGGCGGAGACAACCATCACCGCTCTTATGTCGACAGGGCGGGGAATGGGGGCAGCCGTGAGGGCCTTTGTTGATCATCTGGCTGGGTCATTTCCGAGCGCGGTCAAGTAG